A DNA window from Syngnathus typhle isolate RoL2023-S1 ecotype Sweden linkage group LG2, RoL_Styp_1.0, whole genome shotgun sequence contains the following coding sequences:
- the epha2b gene encoding LOW QUALITY PROTEIN: ephrin type-A receptor 2 (The sequence of the model RefSeq protein was modified relative to this genomic sequence to represent the inferred CDS: deleted 1 base in 1 codon), giving the protein MQSGAPQSVSQSQSGAQKERAGEQVEQMELITGVRPLLIFTYVLINGILVTLQSKEEVLLDMKATGGELGWLTWPFEQGDKPGWEVAQKTLNGSQFYAYSVCNVGEREQDNWLRTTFIQRRASASRVLVELQFIVRDCNSFDGASMTCKETFNLFTSESDVDVGTTFRKGQFKKVATIAPDEITSKNELHINTETRVVENLSRKGFYLAFQDIGACVALLSVRVYYKTCPATVMSLASFPETVAGGENQALREVNGRCVDNAVSEELPRVYCTVDGEWVVPVGQCQCKAGHEKIQDVCQECQPGFFKAEASGETCQPCPANTQGSGSGALNCSCMAGFFRAHSDPPTGPCSGLPSAPKDLMATTTQLSAGKLLLSWSPPDDSGGRTDLTYSVECQRCEGATCQPCGDKIHYDPSSSGLTDTKVSVSELDAHLNYTFIVEARSGVSKLASPATPSTSALTTSLHYTEPPKITSVRMVERTATKLSIFWDVSPRPRFQPRPFRYKLTYRKKDDNLDVTTYTVLILEKSSVEISDLAPGTAYLFRVQAVGSDGSPAGSSVEEQFETSSAEPLTQTNPALIFGVPIAGAAVLFILVLVVFLRRRKRNSHSRQGPEDAYFSSSEQLKPLKTYVDPHTYEDPNTAVLKFATEIHPSHISKQKVIGAGEFGEVYRGILKVPSRKEAAVAIKTLKPGYSEKQRQDFLGEASIMGQFSHQNIIRLEGVVTKFKHAMIVTEYMENGALDRYLRDRDGEISSFQLVGMLRGIAAGMKYLSDMSYVHRDLAARNILVNNNLECKVSDFGLSRVLEDDPEGTYTTSGGKIPIRWTAPEAIAYRKFTSASDVWSFGIVMWEVMAFGERPYWDMSNHEVMKAINEAFRLPAPMDCPSAVYQLMLQCWLQDRSKRPRFGDIVSLLDKLLRSPDSLKTIADFDPRVSIRLPSVSGSDGSPFRTVSEWLESIKMSQYSDNFSCAGIVSMDQVLQMKNEDIKNIGVRLPGHLKRIAYSILGLKDQTSTLSVFAV; this is encoded by the exons ATGCAGAGCGGCGCtccacagtcagtcagtcagtcgcaG TCAGGAGCGCAAAAGGAGCGAGCGGGCGAGCAAGTGGAGCAAATGGAATTGATCACAGGAGTCCGACCGTTGTTAATATTCACCTACGTGCTCATTAATGGCATCCTCGTCACCCTGCAAAGCAAAGAAG AGGTGCTTTTGGACATGAAGGCCACAGGAGGTGAGCTGGGCTGGTTGACTTGGCCTTTCGAGCAAGGAGACAAACCCGGG TGGGAGGTGGCTCAAAAGACCCTGAACGGCTCTCAGTTCTACGCGTACTCTGTTTGCAACGTGGGCGAACGCGAGCAAGACAACTGGCTGCGCACCACCTTCATCCAACGGCGAGCGTCCGCCTCGCGGGTCTTGGTGGAGCTCCAGTTCATCGTACGCGACTGCAACTCCTTCGACGGCGCCTCCATGACCTGCAAGGAAACCTTCAACCTCTTCACTTCCGAGTCGGACGTGGACGTGGGCACCACCTTCCGCAAGGGTCAGTTCAAGAAAGTGGCCACCATCGCTCCGGACGAGATCACCAGCAAGAACGAGCTGCACATCAACACGGAAACGCGGGTGGTGGAGAACCTCTCTCGGAAAGGCTTCTACTTGGCCTTTCAAGACATCGGCGCCTGCGTGGCTCTTCTGTCGGTCAGGGTTTACTACAAAACGTGCCCCGCCACAGTGATGAGCCTGGCCTCCTTCCCCGAAACGGTGGCCGGCGGCGAGAACCAGGCCCTGAGGGAGGTCAACGGGAGATGCGTGGATAACGCCGTCAGCGAGGAGCTGCCTCGGGTCTACTGCACCGTGGATGGAGAATGGGTGGTGCCCGTTGGACAGTGCCAGTGCAAAGCGGGCCATGAGAAAATCCAAGACGTGTGTCAAG AATGTCAGCCCGGCTTCTTCAAAGCGGAAGCTTCCGGTGAGACGTGTCAGCCGTGTCCTGCTAACACCCAAGGCTCGGGCTCCGGGGCTTTAAATTGTTCCTGCATGGCCGGCTTCTTTCGGGCCCACAGTGACCCCCCAACCGGACCCTGTTCAG GCCTCCCCTCTGCTCCCAAAGACCTCATGGCCACCACCACACAACTATCCGCTGGAAAACTCCTGCTTTCCTGGAGCCCGCCAGATGACAGCGGAGGTCGAACAGATTTGACGTACAGCGTGGAATGCCAACGCTGCGAGGGCGCCACCTGTCAGCCGTGCGGAGACAAGATCCACTACGACCCGTCCAGCTCCGGCCTAACCGACACCAAGGTGTCAGTGAGCGAGCTGGACGCTCACCTCAACTATACCTTCATCGTGGAGGCTCGCAGCGGCGTGTCCAAGCTTGCCAGTCCGGCAACGCCTTCCACCAGTGCTCTGACTACATCTCTGCACTACACAG AACCTCCAAAAATCACCTCCGTCCGAATGGTGGAGAGAACGGCCACCAAGTTGTCCATCTTCTGGGACGTGTCCCCCCGACCTCGTTTCCAACCTCGGCCCTTCCGCTACAAGCTGACTTATCGCAAGAAG GATGACAATCTGGATGTGACCACCTACACGGTGCTGATCCTGGAGAAGAGTTCTGTCGAGATCAGCGATCTGGCCCCAGGCACGGCCTACCTGTTCCGGGTGCAGGCCGTCGGCAGTGACGGCAGTCCCGCGGGTTCCAGTGTGGAGGAGCAGTTTGAAACCTCATCTGCAG AACCGCTGACTCAGACCAACCCGGCGCTCATTTTCGGCGTGCCCATCGCAGGCGCGGCTGTCTTGTTCATCCTGGTCCTGGTGGTCTTCCTCCGCAGACG GAAAAGAAATTCTCACTCCAGACAAGGACCGGAAGACGCATACTTCTCTAGCTCAG AGCAACTCAAACCCCTGAAGACCTACGTGGACCCGCACACCTACGAGGACCCCAACACAGCCGTACTGAAGTTTGCCACGGAAATCCACCCCAGCCACATCAGTAAACAGAAAGTCATCGGAGCTG GAGAGTTTGGCGAGGTGTATCGTGGTATTCTCAAAGTGCCAAGCAGGAAGGAAGCGGCCGTGGCCATCAAGACGCTGAAGCCAGGCTACTCGGAGAAACAGAGGCAAGACTTTCTGGGCGAGGCTTCCATCATGGGTCAATTCTCCCACCAGAACATCATCCGCCTGGAGGGGGTGGTCACCAAAT TTAAACACGCCATGATTGTGACGGAATACATGGAGAACGGAGCACTGGATAGATATCTCAGG GACCGAGACGGTGAGATTTCCTCCTTCCAGCTCGTGGGCATGCTACGTGGCATCGCCGCAGGCATGAAGTACCTCTCCGACATGAGCTACGTCCACCGCGACCTGGCGGCTCGCAACATCCTGGTCAATAACAACCTGGAGTGTAAAGTCTCGGACTTTGGTTTATCCCGAGTGCTGGAAGACGATCCCGAGGGGACGTACACCACCAGT GGAGGTAAGATCCCCATTCGCTGGACAGCTCCGGAGGCAATCGCGTACAGGAAGTTCACGTCAGCCAGCGACGTGTGGAGTTTTGGTATCGTTATGTGGGAGGTGATGGCGTTTGGCGAAAGGCCCTACTGGGACATGAGTAACCACGAg GTGATGAAAGCCATCAACGAGGCTTTCAGGCTACCGGCGCCCATGGACTGTCCCTCGGCTGTTTACCAGCTCATGCTGCAGTGCTGGCTCCAGGATCGCTCCAAGAGGCCGCGTTTCGGGGACATTGTCAGCCTGCTGGACAAACTCCTACGGAGTCCAGACTCCCTCAAGACCATTGCTGACTTTGATCCACG CGTATCCATCCGCCTGCCCAGCGTCAGCGGCTCAGACGGCTCGCCTTTCAGGACCGTGTCCGAATGGCTGGAATCCATCAAAATGAGCCAATACAGCGACAACTTCAGCTGCGCCGGCATCGTCAGCATGGATCAAGTCCTGCAGATGAAGAACGA GGACATCAAGAACATCGGGGTGAGGCTGCCCGGCCATTTAAAAAGAATCGCCTACAGCATTTTGGGCTTGAAGGACCAGACCAGCACGCTGAGTGTGTTTGCGGTGTGA